From Lonchura striata isolate bLonStr1 chromosome 3, bLonStr1.mat, whole genome shotgun sequence, one genomic window encodes:
- the MRPL33 gene encoding large ribosomal subunit protein bL33m, which translates to MFLTAAALAKSKSKYILVRMKSAAETGYCFNIRRLRLQEKLVLLRYDPIAKQRVLFTEKRKIRSV; encoded by the exons ATGTTCCTGACGGCGGCGGCCC tggcCAAGAGCAAATCTAA ATACATTCTGGTGAGGATGAAGAGTGCTGCAGAAACAGGCTACTGCTTCAACATCAGGAGACTCCGACTGCAGGAAAAACTGGTCCTGCTGAGATACGATCCCATCG CAAAACAACGTGTCCTCTtcacagagaagagaaaaatccGTTCTGTGTGA